CGACCTCGGTGATGACGACGTCGACGTCGTCGGTCGCCATGCGGCGGATGCGGTGCTTGATCTCGTTGGTGATGTGCGGGATGACCTGGACGGTGTCGCCCAGGTACTCGCCGCGCCGCTCCTTGGCGATCACCTGCGAGTAGACCTGGCCGGTGGTGACGTTGGCCGAGCCGTCGAGGTCGACATCGAGGAAGCGCTCGTAGTGGCCGATGTCCAGGTCGGTCTCGGCGCCGTCGTTGGTGACGAACACCTCACCGTGCTGGAAGGGGTTCATCGTGCCCGGGTCGACGTTCAGGTACGGGTCGAGCTTCTGCATGGTGACGCGAAGGCCCCTGGCCTTGAGCAGCGCACCGAGACTCGACGCAGTCAGGCCCTTGCCGAGGGAGGAGGCGACACCCCCGGTGACGAAGATGTGCTTGGTCGTCGTGGCTGTGCTGTTTCGAAAAGCAGCGGGCTGCATAGCCAAAGGGGGGCTCCCGTGGTCGCGGTCTGAAGGGTGCGTACCGGCGCTCTCGCCTGAGGTTCGGGGAGGTGCCGTCGCTGCGGTTCGGGGGTTCTATGACCACCGGCTCACGGGCTACCAGGGTATCAGCGCCGGACGGAGCCCGCGCCCGGCCACGCTCCGCCATCAGGCGCACACAACTCGGTCACCAGACCCGCACGCCCCCATTTTTCCCCGCCGCACCGCCTCTCACCTGCCGCTCACCCGTTCGGCGGAGCCTCGTTGCCGGGAGGGGCGCGCAGATCACTAGGGTGCGTCGTATCCTGCTCGGACAATCGCTGCCGAGCCCATCCGGCACACGGCACCATCCCGCCTTGCACCCGGAACAAGCGCTCGTCGACGATCACTTGACCGCTGACCTGTAAGCGCCCCGCGGGGCGAACGTGGCCGTTCGACTGGAGATAGACGTGGCCGGGCGCATCGAGGACTACGCACTCATCGGAGACATGCAGACCGCAGCCCTGGTCTGCCGGGACGGCACAGTCGACTGGCTGTGCCTGCCCCGCTTCGATTCCCACGCCATTTTTGCCGGCCTGCTGGGCACCGAGGAGCACGGCTTCTGGCGCCTTGGGCCCGCACACGAACCGGACGCGCAGCCACCCACTGCCGCGCGCCGCAGCTACCGCGGCGACTCCCTGGTGCTCGAATCCGAGTGGGACACGACGCGCGGAACCGTCCGCGTGATCGATTTCATGCCTCCGCGCGACACCGACGCGCCGCAGCTGGTGCGGATCGTCGAGGGTGTCAGCGGCCGGGTGCCGATGCGCTCGGCGCTGCGGATGCGTTTCAGTTACGGCCGTGTGGTGCCCTGGGTGCACAAGGTCGACGGACGCACCGTGGCCGTCGCGGGCCCCGACTCGGTCTGGCACGACGCCGATACCGAGACCTACGGCAAGGACCTGACGACGTACTCCGACTTCACCGTCTCGCCGGGTGAGCGGATCGCGTTCACCATCTCGTGGCAGCCGTCCCACAAGGACCAGCCGGCGCTGCCGGAGCCCGAGAACGCGCTCACCGCGACGGAGGACTTCTGGCGGGATTGGGTCGACCACTGCACGTACCACGGCCCGTACCGGGAGGCCGTGGTCCGCTCGCTGATCACGCTCAAGGCGCTCACCTACGCGCCGACGGGCGGCATCGTCGCGGCGCCGACCACCTCGCTGCCCGAGGACGTCGGCGGCTCCCGCAACTGGGACTACCGCTTCACCTGGCTGCGCGACGCGGCGATCACGCTCTCCTCGCTGCTGCGCACCGGCTACCGCGAGGAGGCCCGCGCCTGGCGCGAGTGGCTGCTGCGGGCGGTCGCGGGCGACCCGGAGAACCTGCAGATCATGTACGGCATCGCGGGCGAGCGCGAGCTCGGCGAGACGGAGCTGGACTGGCTGCCGGGGTACGAGAACTCGCAGCCGGTCCGTGCGGGCAACGGCGCGGCGGGCCAGCTGCAGCTGGACGTGTACGGCGAGGTGACCGAGGCACTGCACCTGGCCCACATGACGGGCCTGGCCCGCAACGACTACGCGTCACTCCTCCAGCTCAAGCTGATCCGGTATCTCGAGGACCACTGGGACGAGCCGGACGAGGGCATCTGGGAGGTGCGCGGTCCGCGCCGCCACTTCGTTCACTCGAAGGTGATGGCGTGGGTCGCCGTGGACCGCACCATCAAGCTCATCGAGTCCGGTGACGCGGACGGCCCGCTGGAGGAGTGGCACAAGCTGCGCGACGACATCCACCGGGACGTGTGCGAGAAGGGCTACGACCAGGAGCGGAACACCTTCACGCAGTCGTACGGCTCGAAGGAGCTGGACGCCTCGCTGCTGCTGATTCCGCAGATGGGCTTCCTGCCGCCGGACGACAAGCGCGTCATCGGCACGATCGAGGCGATCCAGCGGGAGCTGTCCACGCCGGACGGGTTCATCCTGCGCTACCCGACCTCCAGCGACGAGGAGAACCTGGACGGCCTGGAGGGCGATGAGGGCGCGTTCCTCGCCTGCTCGTTCTGGATGGCCGACGACCTCGCGATGATCGGCCGGGTCGACGAGGCCCGCAAGCTCTTCGAGAAGCTCCTCGCCCTCCGCAACGACCTGGGCCTGCTCGCCGAGGAGTGGGACCCGCGCCTCCAGCGACAGGTCGGCAACTTCCCGCAGGCGTTCAGCCACGTGCCGCTGATCGACACGGCGCTGCGGCTGACGGCTTCGGGGGCGTACGGGGGCTAGCGCGTGTTCCTTTGATGGGTTGGTCTGCTGATCGGATGTATCCGTCCGATCAGTGATCACCGATGTGGTGCGGGACCGGATCGAGCCGTTGACGCCGGCGGATCCGGTCCGCGGCCGGCGATGGGCCGACCACCGCCGCACCCTTGAGGCCATCGCGTGGAAGTACCGCACCAACTCGCCCCGGCGGGACCTGCCCGACAAGCTCGGCTCGTTCCAGACCGCTCACAAGCGGCTGATCGGATGGATTGTGTCAGTGGACTCCACGGTTGTCCGGGCACCCGCACGCTGCCGGAGCACTCGAAAAAAGGGGGGCGGTCCGCACCGGCGAGCCCGCCGATCACGCGCTCGGACGCTCTCGCGGCGACCTGAGCACCAAGACCCACCGGCCGCACACGGCCTCTCGCCTTCACCGTCACCGCGGGCCAGGCAGGAGACGCACCCGCCTTCGAGACGGTGATGTGTCCGTCGACTCCTCTACCGTGCCGGACTCCGGACGATCCGCTTCCACGACCTCCGACACTCGACGGCCACTCTGCTCCTGGAACGAGGCGTCGACCTCGTCGTCATCAAGGAATTCCTCGGGCACGCCCACATCGGCGTCTACGCCCACTTCCGGCTCAGCCTCCAACGCCAAGCCATCGACACCCTCGGCAACGCCCTCGGTTCGGGCGACGATGCCCCCGACGCCCCACCCACCGCAGCCGTCGTCCGCTGACGTTGCCGCCACCGTTGCCGTCAAACAGCCAAGGTGCCCCGCCGGAATCGATCCGGCGGGGCACCTTGTGGATGAAATGCGCGGTATTTCAGGACCCCCTATGAGATTAAGAGGTCGCGGTTGACACCAAGTCCCTCATCTGTACAAGGAAAGGCATACCTTCCCGTTCGGCGCGCATTGCAACATCACGGAACAGGAGCTTCTCGTCAGACTCATCAGCACCAGACAGGAGGGCGATGTCCCGCACTTGCTGCCCGTAGTGAGTCATCAAACTGTCCCAAGAAACGTTGCCTTCGACGCCTGGACGTTCGGCCTCGCCTTCCGCCCAAACAGAATCAACCTCAAGAGCGCCAAAAATGGCATTGAATGCGCCACTTCGCGATTCTTCAAGGTAGGCACGCAACGCCAGAATCGCGGTAGAAATTGACTCCACAGCCAAAGCTTGCGCGAGGCCAACTTCATCGACCCTGTTGATCGACTCAAGGTCTGACTCTGCACTCCTGATCGCAGCCTCAAGCCTGGGAGCAAGTTCGACGGCAGAGGCGCCCGGCCTGGCGCGCAGAACTCGCCACGTCCCCACCAGGCCATCGTGAACCAAGCCGTATCCTTGGAGCTCGGCGTGGGCCTCACTGTATGCCTGATAAACGGGAAGAGTCCGGTGGGCTGCAGCCAGAGAGAGCACGAGGACTCTCTCCAGGGCCAGCTCGCCACACGCTGTCTCGATCCGGCCAATCTCTTCCTTTGTGAGCATTTGCACCCCTTCCGATGCCGCCACGATCGAGAGTTACTTTACGCCGGGCGGAAGCCAAAGAGCAGTCCTAGGGCTCACAAGTGTCGCACCCTGGTTTGTCAGAAACTGAGAACAAGCAGGACAGAAAGGTCTGCTGGCCGCAATCCCACCAGGACTAAGACCTAGGTGCTGAGCTGCAGTTACTAGCTTTA
The sequence above is a segment of the Streptomyces sp. Je 1-369 genome. Coding sequences within it:
- a CDS encoding transposase yields the protein MRDRIEPLTPADPVRGRRWADHRRTLEAIAWKYRTNSPRRDLPDKLGSFQTAHKRLIGWIVSVDSTVVRAPARCRSTRKKGGGPHRRARRSRARTLSRRPEHQDPPAAHGLSPSPSPRARQETHPPSRR
- a CDS encoding glycoside hydrolase family 15 protein — translated: MDVAGRIEDYALIGDMQTAALVCRDGTVDWLCLPRFDSHAIFAGLLGTEEHGFWRLGPAHEPDAQPPTAARRSYRGDSLVLESEWDTTRGTVRVIDFMPPRDTDAPQLVRIVEGVSGRVPMRSALRMRFSYGRVVPWVHKVDGRTVAVAGPDSVWHDADTETYGKDLTTYSDFTVSPGERIAFTISWQPSHKDQPALPEPENALTATEDFWRDWVDHCTYHGPYREAVVRSLITLKALTYAPTGGIVAAPTTSLPEDVGGSRNWDYRFTWLRDAAITLSSLLRTGYREEARAWREWLLRAVAGDPENLQIMYGIAGERELGETELDWLPGYENSQPVRAGNGAAGQLQLDVYGEVTEALHLAHMTGLARNDYASLLQLKLIRYLEDHWDEPDEGIWEVRGPRRHFVHSKVMAWVAVDRTIKLIESGDADGPLEEWHKLRDDIHRDVCEKGYDQERNTFTQSYGSKELDASLLLIPQMGFLPPDDKRVIGTIEAIQRELSTPDGFILRYPTSSDEENLDGLEGDEGAFLACSFWMADDLAMIGRVDEARKLFEKLLALRNDLGLLAEEWDPRLQRQVGNFPQAFSHVPLIDTALRLTASGAYGG